Proteins found in one Gordonia sp. PDNC005 genomic segment:
- the gatC gene encoding Asp-tRNA(Asn)/Glu-tRNA(Gln) amidotransferase subunit GatC, which yields MSSEPESAISRDEVAHLARLSRLALTDAELDQYAGQLNSILTHVAQVAEVAADDVPPTAHPADLQNVLRPDVVSPSLTPEQALSGAPAVEQDRFAVPQILGEEQ from the coding sequence ATGTCATCCGAACCTGAGTCCGCAATCAGCCGCGACGAGGTCGCGCACCTGGCGCGTCTGTCGCGCTTGGCGCTCACCGACGCCGAGCTCGACCAGTACGCCGGGCAGCTGAACTCGATCCTCACGCACGTCGCACAGGTAGCCGAAGTCGCCGCCGACGACGTTCCGCCTACGGCGCATCCCGCCGACCTGCAGAATGTGCTCCGCCCCGACGTCGTCTCGCCGTCGCTCACGCCCGAGCAGGCGCTGTCGGGAGCACCCGCCGTCGAACAGGATCGTTTCGCCGTCCCGCAGATCCTCGGGGAGGAACAGTGA
- a CDS encoding amino acid-binding protein, with translation MSYLLRLRLSDRPGSLGMLAVELGAVGADIQSLEVIERGDGYAVDDIVVELPVTALPDTLITAAENVHDVHVESLRPFSDVLDTHQELELIDVVATAETDRFQVLVDLAPRVLRASWAMIVARPGVDVLTLFGSSGAPETPLEQADWLPLQAATSFAGDLDWVPQIWRDMDTTLAAAPLGDGAKALVLGRTGGPDFRPSEVARLGYLTGILSTVIDHGR, from the coding sequence TTGTCGTACCTGCTGCGCCTGCGCCTCTCCGACCGCCCAGGCAGTCTCGGCATGCTTGCGGTTGAGCTCGGTGCGGTCGGCGCCGACATCCAATCACTCGAGGTGATCGAGCGAGGGGACGGATACGCGGTCGACGACATCGTCGTCGAACTGCCCGTCACCGCCCTGCCCGACACTCTGATCACCGCCGCCGAGAACGTCCACGACGTGCACGTGGAATCGCTCCGACCATTCTCCGACGTCCTCGACACACATCAGGAGTTGGAACTGATCGACGTCGTCGCGACAGCCGAGACGGACCGTTTCCAGGTGCTCGTCGACCTCGCGCCGCGGGTGCTGCGCGCTTCGTGGGCGATGATCGTCGCGCGCCCTGGCGTCGACGTCCTCACCTTGTTCGGCAGTTCCGGCGCCCCCGAGACTCCGCTCGAACAGGCCGACTGGCTTCCTCTTCAGGCCGCGACCAGCTTCGCTGGCGACCTCGACTGGGTTCCCCAGATCTGGCGCGACATGGACACCACACTCGCCGCCGCTCCCCTGGGCGACGGCGCGAAGGCGCTGGTCCTCGGCCGCACCGGCGGGCCCGACTTCCGGCCGTCCGAGGTCGCGCGCCTGGGTTACCTCACCGGGATCCTCAGCACCGTCATCGATCACGGACGCTGA